One Glutamicibacter mishrai genomic window carries:
- a CDS encoding CDP-glycerol glycerophosphotransferase family protein, with amino-acid sequence MALIPSQLTQATGKARSLIAERSVRAEIVQSQREIQQADHVLFFAEGPGQFYQLGVWLGTFERLAQQGLRIGLVLMDSLSARQALGASTLPVLFTRSMEHIESKLREWNTKSISYVNNAQRNFTMLRFNGPAHIHLNHGESEKASMVSNQLKAYDYACVAGPAAVERIMENISRFDASHLVQIGRPQLDSLELEGPSEKIRVLYAPTWEGDSEAMAYSSVIRLGERILAQLVNDDRFEVRFRPHPKTGDISAEAKKAVASLQARFESTIDPVKDASQSLVWADVAICDTSAMAYDAVALNIPLLLAAERPSKLRDGLPQEQHLGNANGLAERAAKLAASGVAGQQKQLALYFFATTEPGMATKKLNQLLSGL; translated from the coding sequence ATGGCATTGATTCCTTCCCAACTGACTCAGGCGACAGGTAAAGCACGCTCATTAATCGCAGAGCGATCGGTGCGAGCCGAAATCGTCCAGAGCCAACGGGAAATACAACAAGCCGACCATGTTCTCTTCTTTGCCGAAGGCCCCGGCCAGTTCTACCAATTAGGTGTCTGGCTGGGGACCTTTGAACGTCTGGCCCAGCAGGGCCTGCGTATCGGCCTGGTGCTGATGGATTCACTCAGCGCACGGCAAGCACTGGGCGCCAGCACCCTGCCGGTATTGTTCACTCGTTCCATGGAACACATCGAATCCAAGCTCCGCGAGTGGAACACCAAATCAATCAGCTACGTGAACAATGCCCAGCGCAACTTCACCATGCTGCGCTTCAACGGCCCAGCGCACATCCACCTGAACCATGGCGAGAGCGAAAAAGCCTCGATGGTTTCAAACCAGCTCAAAGCCTATGACTACGCCTGCGTCGCCGGGCCGGCAGCGGTAGAGCGCATCATGGAAAACATTTCGCGATTCGATGCCTCCCATCTGGTGCAGATCGGTCGCCCCCAGCTCGATTCCCTGGAATTGGAAGGACCATCGGAAAAGATCCGGGTCCTCTACGCCCCGACCTGGGAAGGCGACTCCGAAGCCATGGCCTATTCCTCGGTCATCAGGCTGGGCGAGCGGATCCTCGCGCAACTGGTTAATGATGACCGTTTCGAGGTGCGCTTCCGTCCCCATCCCAAGACCGGCGACATCTCGGCCGAAGCGAAAAAAGCCGTCGCTTCCTTGCAGGCACGATTCGAATCGACCATTGACCCGGTCAAGGATGCTTCGCAATCCCTGGTCTGGGCAGACGTCGCCATTTGCGACACCTCAGCCATGGCCTACGACGCTGTCGCATTGAATATCCCGCTGCTGCTCGCTGCCGAGCGACCGAGCAAGCTGCGTGACGGGCTGCCCCAGGAACAGCACTTGGGCAACGCCAACGGGTTGGCAGAGCGCGCCGCGAAGCTGGCAGCCAGCGGCGTCGCCGGACAGCAAAAACAGCTGGCCCTGTACTTCTTCGCCACCACCGAACCCGGGATGGCTACGAAGAAGCTGAACCAGCTGCTTTCAGGCCTCTAG
- a CDS encoding metal ABC transporter solute-binding protein, Zn/Mn family produces the protein MKKYRSLLAMAVAVPAAGMILAGCASTGSEASEGDTSAVKVVATTNVYGQVARAVGGDNVSVSEIITSAAQDPHSYEPTTRDKLTVSEANVVLANGGGYDQFMDSLVQSLPSDQASNVQLIHAVDTSPIAKEHEEEEAHEGESAEEHAEHADEESHEGHDHAGYNEHIWYDLDSMSALADELADTFGKADAANAQQYTKNADEFNAGIKQLQTQLSDAKLAGKKFVMTEPVPFHLLDDAGMENTTPEGLSEAIEEGEGIAPMTLKKAQDLLVNGKSDILAYNVQTEGNETKALKKNAESGKVPVVDFSETIQDDSSYLDWMNSNISNLASAING, from the coding sequence ATGAAGAAGTATCGCTCTTTGCTTGCCATGGCCGTTGCCGTACCAGCGGCGGGCATGATCCTCGCCGGTTGTGCGAGTACCGGCAGCGAAGCAAGTGAAGGCGACACCTCTGCCGTCAAAGTTGTAGCAACGACCAACGTCTACGGCCAAGTTGCCCGTGCCGTTGGCGGCGACAATGTCAGCGTCAGCGAGATCATCACCTCGGCCGCCCAAGACCCGCACTCCTACGAGCCAACCACGCGCGACAAGCTCACCGTGTCAGAAGCGAATGTAGTTCTCGCCAACGGCGGGGGATACGACCAATTCATGGACTCGCTGGTCCAGTCCCTGCCCAGTGACCAGGCCTCGAATGTCCAGCTGATCCACGCTGTGGATACTTCGCCGATTGCCAAAGAGCATGAGGAAGAAGAAGCACATGAAGGCGAAAGTGCTGAAGAGCACGCCGAGCACGCTGACGAAGAATCGCATGAAGGCCATGATCATGCCGGCTACAACGAGCACATCTGGTACGACCTTGACTCGATGTCCGCGCTCGCTGATGAACTAGCGGATACCTTCGGCAAGGCTGATGCGGCCAACGCCCAGCAGTACACAAAAAACGCCGATGAATTCAACGCAGGGATCAAGCAGCTCCAGACCCAGCTCAGCGATGCCAAGCTGGCGGGCAAGAAGTTCGTGATGACCGAGCCTGTCCCGTTCCATCTGCTTGATGACGCCGGCATGGAGAACACCACTCCCGAGGGATTGAGCGAGGCTATCGAAGAGGGCGAAGGCATTGCCCCGATGACGCTGAAGAAGGCCCAGGACCTACTGGTCAATGGCAAGAGCGACATCCTGGCCTACAACGTCCAGACCGAGGGAAATGAAACCAAAGCCCTGAAGAAGAACGCAGAATCCGGCAAGGTGCCTGTCGTCGACTTCTCGGAAACCATTCAGGACGATTCCAGCTACTTGGATTGGATGAATTCCAACATTTCGAACTTGGCTTCCGCGATCAACGGCTAA